Proteins encoded by one window of Chryseobacterium foetidum:
- a CDS encoding hypervirulence associated TUDOR domain-containing protein, translating to MLKKGDHVKWKFQNGETHGIITKVHTKDFEFMKRQRRASEDEPQYEVMSEKSGKSAVHKASALKKT from the coding sequence ATGCTAAAAAAAGGAGACCATGTAAAATGGAAGTTTCAAAACGGTGAAACTCATGGAATTATTACCAAAGTTCACACAAAGGACTTCGAATTTATGAAACGCCAGCGTCGGGCATCAGAAGATGAGCCTCAATACGAAGTGATGAGCGAGAAAAGCGGTAAATCTGCTGTGCATAAAGCTTCGGCTTTAAAAAAGACTTAG
- a CDS encoding SDR family oxidoreductase → MKKILLTGATGYIGKRMISVITEQGYKVVCCSRDVSRFSKPSGIEDHLIEVVEVDFLKEETLKNIPNDISGAYYLMHSMSTSGEYEKSEQICAENFVAAIEETRCEHVIYLSGLVNQKELSKHLNSRFNVEKILLDSKVPTTVLRAGIIIGSGSASFEIIRDLVEKLPVMVTPKWLTTKCQPIGIANVLDFLIFTLFKEETFRKSFDIGCDDVLTYKEILLGFAKIRGLKRTIITLPVMTPKLSSYWLYFITSTTYSLASSLVGSMKIEVVCNKESLSEIKRITGVEPFSYEEALKRTMAKIQANEIRSSWKDSFISSRNDSSLKDFIEVPHFGCFKDIRSEKYDGREKCLDRVFGLGGKNGWYGQSLWKIRGYLDVLVGGPGLRRGRTHPLQLHEGDALDFWRVIYASREEGKLILFAEMKLPGEAWLMFKLYKGKLWQKAVFRPKGLWGRLYWFSVLPFHGLIFKGMLKRLAMGSGK, encoded by the coding sequence GTGAAAAAGATTTTACTCACAGGAGCAACAGGTTATATCGGAAAAAGAATGATCAGTGTAATTACCGAACAAGGCTATAAAGTGGTTTGCTGCAGTCGTGATGTCAGTCGTTTTTCCAAACCTTCTGGAATTGAAGACCATTTAATTGAGGTGGTGGAAGTGGATTTTCTAAAAGAAGAAACATTAAAAAATATTCCAAATGATATTTCTGGTGCTTATTATCTGATGCATTCCATGAGTACAAGCGGGGAATATGAAAAATCTGAACAGATCTGCGCTGAAAATTTTGTTGCTGCGATTGAAGAAACTCGGTGCGAACATGTGATTTATCTCTCCGGACTGGTCAATCAGAAAGAACTGTCCAAACATCTCAATTCAAGATTTAATGTGGAGAAAATTCTGCTTGACAGCAAAGTACCCACTACAGTTTTGCGGGCTGGTATAATCATTGGTTCCGGAAGTGCCTCCTTCGAAATTATCAGGGATTTGGTAGAAAAACTTCCCGTAATGGTCACTCCCAAATGGCTCACGACCAAATGTCAACCCATCGGTATCGCAAATGTTCTTGATTTTCTCATCTTCACATTATTTAAAGAAGAAACTTTCCGCAAAAGTTTTGATATCGGTTGTGATGATGTGCTGACTTATAAAGAAATACTGCTCGGCTTCGCAAAAATACGGGGATTGAAAAGAACGATAATTACGCTGCCCGTAATGACTCCGAAACTGTCTTCATACTGGCTTTATTTTATCACTTCCACCACCTACAGTCTTGCAAGTTCGCTTGTAGGGAGTATGAAGATTGAAGTGGTTTGTAATAAAGAAAGCTTATCAGAAATAAAAAGAATTACAGGAGTGGAACCATTCTCCTATGAAGAAGCTTTGAAGAGGACGATGGCAAAAATTCAGGCGAATGAAATCAGATCAAGTTGGAAAGACAGTTTCATCAGCAGCAGAAACGATTCTTCGCTTAAAGATTTTATAGAAGTTCCGCATTTTGGCTGTTTCAAAGACATAAGAAGTGAAAAATACGACGGTCGCGAAAAATGCCTTGACCGCGTTTTCGGTTTGGGCGGAAAAAATGGTTGGTACGGACAGAGTCTCTGGAAAATCAGAGGATATCTTGATGTTTTGGTTGGTGGCCCGGGTCTGAGAAGAGGAAGAACGCATCCTTTGCAGCTGCATGAAGGCGATGCTTTGGATTTTTGGCGTGTAATTTATGCCAGCAGGGAAGAAGGTAAACTGATTCTTTTTGCAGAAATGAAACTTCCGGGAGAAGCCTGGCTGATGTTCAAATTATACAAAGGAAAACTCTGGCAGAAAGCTGTGTTCAGACCAAAAGGACTTTGGGGAAGACTGTATTGGTTTTCGGTGCTCCCATTTCACGGTTTGATATTTAAAGGAATGTTGAAGAGGCTGGCGATGGGTTCGGGTAAATAG